One window of Brevibacterium pigmentatum genomic DNA carries:
- a CDS encoding ImmA/IrrE family metallo-endopeptidase: MSVFPHPWKALRELDTVAVSWRDDLPPPVHAVTNGRNIIWMAKNLLQVERRCALQHELIHLEYGDTCRQDARIEAQVRQITAERLIPAHWLFRAWKAALSVEEWAESLWVTPAVLYDRLDNLSPDERHTAEQLKASARERGAD; encoded by the coding sequence ATGAGCGTGTTTCCACACCCGTGGAAGGCGTTGCGCGAGCTCGACACTGTTGCCGTCTCGTGGCGAGATGACCTTCCCCCTCCCGTCCATGCTGTCACCAACGGCCGGAACATCATCTGGATGGCCAAGAACCTGCTGCAGGTCGAACGACGGTGCGCCCTGCAGCACGAACTGATCCACCTCGAGTACGGCGACACTTGCCGCCAGGACGCTCGAATCGAGGCGCAGGTGCGACAGATCACCGCAGAGCGACTGATCCCCGCCCATTGGCTTTTTCGGGCGTGGAAGGCAGCGCTGAGCGTCGAGGAGTGGGCCGAGAGCCTATGGGTGACGCCAGCAGTCCTCTACGACCGGCTCGACAACCTCTCCCCCGACGAACGACACACAGCAGAACAACTCAAGGCGAGCGCCAGGGAGCGCGGCGCCGAC